In the Bdellovibrionales bacterium genome, TACGGTTTGATCGAGAACTCTCCGGCAGAAAAAGACTGGCCGGTGCTTGAAAGCATGGGGACCAGCCGTGCTCGCAATGAGCATGAACTGCGCGCTTCAGGTTATATGGCCGGGAACTGTGCTCATTGTCATAACCCGAATGGTTTGGCATTCACCAAAGAAAATGGTGTGACTCTGAATCTGACAGCAGGATCGATCTTTGGCTTTAACACCAAAGTGCGCTCGACGCAGATTCCGACACGCTTGTTGGTCCATCAAAACGGCACGCTGGATGAAAGCCACATCTGGAGAAAAATTTCCGACAGTTCTCAGCAGTTGGGGCTCACGAGCCAGATGCCGATGAATACGCCAGGCGGCCCAGACTGCCGCGCGCTTCGCCTTGTGGGCAAATGGATTCGCAGTTTTGAAAGCGATCAGGCGGCGCTAGATTACGAACCAAACTGCAAAAAAGAACCTGAGTTTAAATGGATCGATCAGGATTTTACAACAGTGACAAGTGATGCCTATGTTCCGCGCCGTCCTGACTGGAATGATCCGGCGGCAGGAATGCCTTCGACATTTAAAAATTTGGAACTCACTCCCGAGTTGCAGAAGGCAATTAACGAAGAAGTCGCGGTTGGCTACTGGAATAAAAAAGACATTTGCGAGTTCCCGAATAAAGATCTCGCAGCGGATGGCCGTCGACCTTGGATGATGAAGGGTGATCAGCCGAAGCGCCCTTACGGCGAAGTGTATTACACAACTCCGGGCTCTTGGTATTTCCGCACATCTTGCATGAAGTGCCACGGAGCCAATGCGGATGGGAACTCATCCCTGGCCCGCGGCATCCTGCAGTGGTCGGGTGGTAAAGTGCGTGTGGCGGATTTGCTTCACGGCATGTTTGGCAACAAGGGTGAGAATCTTAAGACGTTTGATGCTGACGGCAAGAACTATGCGCCTCAGTACTTGTTCTGGATGGCGATGGAAGGAACGCGCGTGCAGTTCCCGCCGGAGCTTTCAAGTTTCTTAGGTAAGCATGGGGCGCAGATGCTCAATCAAATGCGTGACAAGTGCTTGAATCAGATTTCGACGAATAAAACATCGTCGCCGATTTTCATGGATCACGAAGTCTTTAGCAAAATCTGTTTCGTGAACAACTTGCAGAAGGACGATCCGGGTTTGGCGTTTGATCCAAACACCAATAAGGCCCTGCACCCGGAAAAAGTCGAAGAGTGGCTGGATCGCGCGTCCTTTAACGTCGGCTCGGCGATTTTCTATTATTTAAAAGACATGTCCATGGGTGTGAACCATCCGGGCAATGATCAATGTGAAGTGCTTTATCCGAAAAAGGAGAACCCATGAGACAGTGGATTTTGATGACGGCACTATTTATTGTTGCGCCTTTGAAACCGGGATTTGCTGCGGTCAACTTTGCCAAAGATAAAGGCAACTCGCAGTTCTTGGCGATCGGGAACCCCAGTGCCATTCGCATCGAAGGCAAAGGCGAAGGGCCTGAAGGCAGTCTGCAAACTCGTGAAGAGGGCAAGAATATTGTCATCAGCGGTGCTTTGAAGGTCGATATGAAAAGTTACGCGACTGGAATTTCACTGCGCGATCGCCACATGAAAGAAAAATACCTCGAGGTCGAGAAATTCCAAACCGCAACTCTGAATCTTAAAGATATTTATCTCGTCAAAGAGGATTTGCAGAAAAATCCAGAGACAAAAGCCACTTTCTTTGCGGTGCTGGATATGCATGGAGTTCAAAAGCCTGTGCAGGGCGAGTTCACCGTCAAGCCGGCTTCGGCGGGTGGCGGGTATTCCGTGAATGCTAAATTTCCTTTGAAACTTTCTGACTTCGCAATCAATGTGCCGGCATTTGCTGGAATCACGGTTGCAGATCAAGTCGAGGTGACAACCACGACGGATGTGGAGAAGTTTTAGATCATGAGAAAGTTGCTGTTTGTTCCTCTATTGATAACCTTGCTGAGCGCCTGCAACTACAATCGGGTGCATGGCGAAGCTCCGGTTAAAGACAGCAGCGTGAATGATTTGAGCCTTCTTTCGAGTTTGGATTATGCCAGTGTTCAAGTTTCTATATTGGGTCCCCAATGCCTGCGCTGCCATTCTTCTGCGGGGGGCAGCAAAGGGGGCTTGAATCTTGAAACCTATCAGCAGGTCCGCGCCAGCATGAACGCGATCTATTACCGCGCGGTCGAAAAGCGCGATATGCCAGAAGCAGGTTTGCCACAGAGTCAGCTAGAACTGCTAAAAGCCTGGATTGAAGCCGGCGCACCTGAAAGAAACATGGGCGCGAAAGTTTCTCCGCCCATCAAGGGTCCGATCACTTGGCTTGTGATCCGTGATCAGGTCTTTGCCTCGAGTTGTTTGGATTGTCATTCCGGCGCCAAGCCTGACGCAGGGTTGGATCTTCAGTCCTTGGAAGCAGTTAGAAAAAATATTAACAGCATTTTTGAATCCACCATCGTCAAACAGACGATGCCGTTGGAGCCCTATGCTGCAATGTCGGATTCCCATAAGCAAGCGTTGATGAAGTGGATCTCACAAGGGATGCCTGAGTGAAGTTTTTTGTTTTTGTCGTTCTGGTTCTGTCGTCTTTGGTCGCAGAAGCGTATCCAGAGATGGTTCGCCATGGTTATGTGAACTGCATGGCCTGCCACAACAGCCCGCAGGGTGGCGATATGCTGACTCTTTACGGGCGTGAGCTGGGTAAAGAACTCCTGAGCCGCAATGATTCGATTTTCAAATCTTCAGAGTCTGAAAAAAAATATCTCGAGATCGAAACGCCGGAATGGCTGAACCTTGGAGCCAGCGCGCGCTTCTTACAAGCCTTCTCAGAAAGTTCAGTGGCTTCTAAAGCGCAGTTCGTCATCATGCAGATTGATATTGATGCGCTCGTGAAACTTTTCGAAGAAAAAGTGAAGCTCTATGCCTCGGTCGGGCGTTTTGAGCCTTCAAAAGCCGATGCGACGTGGAAGGATTTTATTTATTCTCCACGCCTGTGGATTCAGTACCAAGAAAACTGGGGCGGCTCGCAAGTGAGCTTTATACGCGCCGGCCGATTCTTTCCGGCTTATGGTATTCAGATTCCGGAGCATAACTTTGTGACTCGCAAAGGCCTTGCCTTTAACCCGGGGCAAGAACGTGTGGCGCTTGAGGGAACTTGGACCGACGAGCAATACCAAGTGACCGGCACGGTGCTTTTCCAGCGAGCGCAGTTTAACGAGTATGTACCTGAAAAAGGTTATATTCTTCAGGCCTCCAAAGTTTTCGGTAAGAATTCGCGCGGCGGCGTGAATATATATCGCTCGACTCTGACCCAAGCAGGCGTTGATACGAAGCAATCTTTCGAAGGCCTCTTTGCCTTGATTGGTTGGAATGAAAAGGTCACGACATTGATTCAATTGGACCGTTTACACATGCCGGACGGTTCAACGGGTTTCTTGGATTTATTTAAATTTAGTTACGAGTGGACGACGGGTCTGCAGGTCGCGCTCTTTCAACAGTACTCGAATTCAGACACGCAGAAGACAGATCCGCATCTGGAATCTTACGGCCTTGAGGCTTATTACTTTCCGTTTCCAAACTTTACTCTGTCAGGCAGCCTCTCGAAGCAAAAAGATTCGGCAGAGCTTGATGAGTATCAGACCAAAGCGTGGCTGGTCGCGCACTTTTATCTTTAGGAGCAACTATGACT is a window encoding:
- a CDS encoding YceI family protein, whose protein sequence is MRQWILMTALFIVAPLKPGFAAVNFAKDKGNSQFLAIGNPSAIRIEGKGEGPEGSLQTREEGKNIVISGALKVDMKSYATGISLRDRHMKEKYLEVEKFQTATLNLKDIYLVKEDLQKNPETKATFFAVLDMHGVQKPVQGEFTVKPASAGGGYSVNAKFPLKLSDFAINVPAFAGITVADQVEVTTTTDVEKF